Below is a genomic region from Methanomassiliicoccaceae archaeon.
ACTAAGATTTTCCGCCTTTTTCCTGAGGTCGTGGTTTTGCGATTCGTAATAGCTCATCATGGCGCTCTTCTCATTGATGAGCTTCTCTTCCCTGAACTTTACGGCGTTAAGTTTTTCCTGGAGCTCGAACGCCATCTTTTCATATCTCTCCCTGAGGTCCTTCTCGGAGTTTTCGAGCCTCTCCTCCATCTCGAATGTCCGGTTCCTCTCCCGATGTTCCAGCATGGATTCTATAGATTCGATCCTGGATGATTTGGCCTGGTATTCCGCCTCCAAAGCGGACCTCCTGCCCTCATACTCCTCCTCCAGGGCAGATTGCTTCCTCCCGTACTCTTCCTCGGAGCCTGCCACCCTCTCTTTGACCATTTGCTCCACGGTGGAATCTACCTCGGGTGCAAGATATTCCAGGACCTCCTTCTTCTTCCTGGACCATATATTGTTTGCAATCGCCTGCATATCGCCGGACATGGCCATTATCTCGGAGACCTCTATCTTCCTCACTGGTTCGGCATAGCCTAAGAAGTTTGTCTTCATAGTCACCTTGCATATCCATATCTCTTTCTCCAGAACGGTAATCTTGCTGTTCCAGTCAAGAGAGATCTTCTTTGTTCCGGTGTTGCACGAAAACTTACCGTCCGTACCCGTCTCGAAAAGCAGCACCATGAGCTTGCTTAGGACGTTTCCATCTTCCTCTGCAACACCGTTCTCCTCCAGGAATTTTTTTTGCACGTCGATGAAGTCCATCTTGGCCCCTCTCCTCACCTCGACCATTCATTCCGCCCCCGGGCACTCTTTTTCCGCCTCGATAAGAGCAAATACGTCTGTGAATCCTTCGTCGGCGTCCTTCGGCACATCGCAGGTCTCCTTTGCACAGGTTACGCAGTAATCTACGATCGGCAAGGTCCCCACATCCACGTATTTATCCGAGACTTCGACCACTTTGGAGGAGGTGCATTTCGAGAACGAGGCTACCTCCACTCTCTTGCCGAGAGACTGGACCATGCTGATGGCAGGTATGAAATCCCTGTCGCCGCTTATCACGATGGCCACATCGTAATGGTCTCTCACCGCATGTATGATCATCTCCGCGGCCATCGCCACATCGACCTCCTTCTGCTTGTCGTCTTCCATGTGGCCGCATACGATCTTATATCCGATCTTCGAAAGGTATTTCGCGTTCGAATACTTGCTGTTGAAGTACTGGATCGTGTCGAAGACTATTGCTCCGGCGACCTTGCGCCCGTCGATTAGAGTCGTTGCGAGCAGTTCATGATCTATCGTGCTGTTTTCCAGCCCCTCATGGTCCAAAAGTCCGTAACTGATGTTGGCCAGGTCCAAGAATATCATCACTCTGTCTTCTTTGTCGGTAGTTCTGAAACTCATTTTTTCACCTGCGCATGTGCGCATGATTACATGGCCGGTCGGGCATATATATGAAATAACGTTATAGAGGTTATATCTGATATAAGTGTTACAATGATATATCTGAAAAGCGTATTCTGCTGTGGAATATGCCCCGCGACGACAACAAAAGCAAACGGATCGATAGAATAGTCATATCGTGCGTCACTTTCGATACCGTCATGGTGACCGACCCCATAGAGCATTACGACGCCACTAAGGCCTACCTTGTCCACTACTCAAAAAAAGACGATGATGAATACAACGAATGCTTCAAACGTGTTCTGGAGATTTTGGAAGAGGGCTTCAACACCGTAGTTTTGGATTA
It encodes:
- a CDS encoding NYN domain-containing protein; this encodes MSFRTTDKEDRVMIFLDLANISYGLLDHEGLENSTIDHELLATTLIDGRKVAGAIVFDTIQYFNSKYSNAKYLSKIGYKIVCGHMEDDKQKEVDVAMAAEMIIHAVRDHYDVAIVISGDRDFIPAISMVQSLGKRVEVASFSKCTSSKVVEVSDKYVDVGTLPIVDYCVTCAKETCDVPKDADEGFTDVFALIEAEKECPGAE